One region of Deinococcus peraridilitoris DSM 19664 genomic DNA includes:
- a CDS encoding PD40 domain-containing protein, whose product MRPISRSLRTLAFALLCLPGASVAQSPAGLVTYVRASTEQEIRMVDARGTNDRRVWAFEKPDPHKTIKIYDLAWRPDGKELAFSSTHENHCSMNLSDVFVIRADGSGHRRVTQAPACADLARYPKATVRVPVKNVGFESFTGFLYFQGAPSAQAVSLPAGGSTTVTVPNVAALTKGKDSGQVATLIAGLNRAYFIGTAVQPQGGKQLTTNTLFISSLQPGLEPRSASWHPSGTYIAYAYGLASLRRVPANPAPLDFGEFVVNAEDGPDIVLHAAYGPTPALAGELLVQGWDFTGDGIYRVKAGAKRMGAPLVKITDGRSRIRGLAWLPDGSGFVYSAEEVVEYEVGRSNIFRYDFASRKSSRVTNLPNEYAGQLSVSPDGRMIAFDRSRGREIDGTTSVWRVTMDGSGLTLLANDAFAPAWKPGK is encoded by the coding sequence ATGCGTCCCATTTCACGTTCCCTTCGGACCCTGGCTTTTGCGTTGCTGTGCCTGCCCGGGGCGTCGGTCGCGCAATCACCTGCCGGTTTGGTCACGTACGTCCGTGCCAGCACCGAACAGGAAATCAGGATGGTTGACGCGCGCGGCACGAACGACCGCCGGGTGTGGGCATTCGAGAAGCCTGACCCGCACAAGACCATCAAGATCTACGACCTGGCGTGGCGGCCTGACGGTAAAGAACTGGCGTTCAGCAGCACGCACGAAAATCACTGCTCGATGAACCTGTCGGATGTCTTCGTCATTCGTGCTGACGGTTCAGGTCACCGGCGCGTCACGCAGGCACCCGCCTGCGCCGACCTCGCCCGGTACCCCAAAGCGACAGTGCGTGTCCCAGTAAAAAACGTGGGCTTCGAGAGTTTCACAGGCTTCCTGTACTTCCAGGGTGCGCCGAGTGCTCAGGCGGTGTCGCTTCCTGCCGGGGGCAGCACCACGGTGACGGTACCGAACGTCGCGGCACTCACGAAGGGGAAGGACTCCGGGCAGGTTGCCACGCTCATCGCCGGCTTGAACCGCGCGTACTTCATTGGAACGGCCGTTCAACCGCAAGGGGGAAAGCAGCTCACGACGAATACGTTGTTCATCTCATCCCTCCAGCCTGGACTGGAGCCCCGCTCAGCGTCATGGCATCCGTCCGGAACATACATCGCGTACGCGTACGGTCTCGCCAGCCTGCGGCGCGTGCCGGCCAATCCCGCGCCCCTGGATTTCGGGGAGTTCGTGGTGAATGCCGAGGACGGTCCGGACATCGTACTGCACGCCGCGTACGGACCCACACCTGCGCTCGCTGGTGAACTCCTGGTGCAGGGCTGGGATTTCACGGGGGATGGTATCTACCGGGTGAAGGCAGGCGCGAAGCGGATGGGGGCGCCACTCGTGAAGATCACGGACGGCCGGAGTCGGATCCGTGGACTCGCGTGGCTACCGGACGGGTCCGGCTTCGTGTACTCGGCGGAGGAGGTGGTGGAGTACGAGGTGGGCCGGTCCAACATTTTCCGGTATGACTTCGCCAGCCGCAAGTCGTCGCGCGTGACGAACCTCCCGAACGAGTACGCCGGGCAGCTGAGCGTTTCACCGGACGGGCGGATGATCGCGTTCGACCGGTCTCGCGGCCGGGAGATTGACGGTACGACGAGCGTGTGGCGCGTGACGATGGACGGCAGTGGCTTGACGCTGCTGGCCAACGATGCGTTCGCGCCAGCGTGGAAACCCGGCAAGTAA
- a CDS encoding substrate-binding domain-containing protein translates to MNLKRLSHHLGLSATTVSRALAGYNDVNEETRQRVIEAAREFNYQPNRAAQRLRLGKSDAIGLVLPVPPQQFASPFFSELIAGIGEVLAQAGLDLLVTACPPGPQETEYYRRMIQGKRVDGAIVVRTRVHDERVTFLQTAGVPFVTHGRTKTNVPYAYLDVDGERGFYEAARFLLELGHTRIALINAPEPLSIHAVRHAGYVRALRETGLELNPALLFTGDLDEVGGHRAAEVLLKGPNPPTAFLCVNDLTAFGVMHGVADLGLQVGKDVSVIGYEDLPFARYSNPPLTTLSTSSRKAGQHLARMQLQLLSGVSPAELQELWAPELVLRASHAPVPTHPEDHTSSAAISPHSPRQARSIPSSSRPQHD, encoded by the coding sequence GTGAACTTAAAAAGGCTGTCCCACCACCTCGGACTGTCGGCCACGACCGTCTCCAGGGCACTAGCGGGATACAACGACGTCAATGAAGAAACACGCCAGCGTGTCATCGAGGCGGCCCGCGAATTCAACTACCAACCCAACCGAGCCGCGCAACGTCTGCGTTTGGGAAAGTCAGATGCCATCGGGCTGGTCCTCCCGGTACCCCCCCAACAATTCGCCAGCCCCTTCTTCTCCGAACTGATCGCCGGCATCGGTGAAGTGCTCGCCCAAGCTGGCCTCGACCTGCTCGTCACCGCCTGCCCTCCAGGCCCGCAGGAAACGGAGTACTACCGACGCATGATCCAAGGTAAACGCGTCGACGGCGCCATCGTCGTCCGAACACGCGTCCACGACGAGCGCGTCACTTTTCTCCAAACGGCCGGTGTGCCGTTCGTCACGCACGGACGCACGAAGACGAACGTTCCCTACGCTTACCTTGACGTGGACGGCGAGCGAGGCTTTTATGAAGCCGCGCGCTTCCTGCTCGAACTCGGTCATACCCGAATCGCGCTGATCAACGCGCCCGAGCCACTCAGCATCCACGCCGTACGCCACGCCGGTTACGTCCGGGCCCTCCGCGAAACCGGCCTCGAACTCAACCCAGCGCTCCTGTTCACCGGCGACCTCGACGAGGTCGGCGGCCACCGCGCCGCCGAGGTGCTGCTCAAAGGACCAAACCCGCCAACCGCGTTTCTCTGTGTCAACGACCTCACGGCTTTCGGTGTGATGCACGGGGTCGCGGACCTCGGCCTGCAAGTCGGGAAGGACGTTAGCGTCATCGGGTACGAGGACCTCCCCTTCGCCCGCTACAGCAATCCACCCCTCACCACCCTGAGCACTTCCTCCCGTAAGGCCGGACAACACCTTGCCAGAATGCAGCTTCAACTGCTCAGCGGCGTTTCCCCAGCTGAGCTGCAAGAATTGTGGGCTCCCGAGCTGGTATTGCGCGCAAGCCACGCTCCAGTCCCCACCCACCCCGAGGACCACACGAGCTCAGCGGCGATTTCCCCTCACTCTCCACGACAGGCTAGGTCCATTCCATCCTCGTCACGTCCGCAACACGACTGA
- a CDS encoding ABC transporter substrate-binding protein — MKHSKWWLMGLGTVASIALAQNNSVLFASTQFRQLEEAQSMRDVILKDAPVKVEFLGQENAPFVSRLIAENKSGKPSVSLAGGLHGDFTALQAAAALDNVDDVLKDLNNVKFIPSMVSLGKLGTNNQKYIPWAQATYLMAAHKDALQYLPKGADLNDLTYEQLAEWGKNIEQATGRKRLGFPAGPNGLIHRYVQGYLLPSYTGSYVQKFKSPQAAEAWKDMQDIWKYTNPQSASYNFMQEPLLSGEVLVAWDHAARLKDAFTQRPNDFVAFPAPKGPAGRGYMPVIAGLGIPEGAPNRAGAVVTIKHLTKPETQAQTLRETGFFPVTRGNLPTNLPQGIKIMAEAVEKQSGEGSIAALLPVGLGAQDGEFSKVYVDAFQRMIIRNQNIQSSLNTQARQLQRVLDTSKAACWAPDPVAKDTCKVQ; from the coding sequence ATGAAGCACAGCAAATGGTGGTTGATGGGACTCGGTACGGTGGCCAGCATCGCCCTCGCGCAAAACAACTCAGTGCTGTTCGCCAGCACTCAGTTTCGGCAACTCGAGGAAGCGCAAAGCATGCGCGACGTGATCCTCAAGGACGCGCCCGTCAAAGTAGAGTTCCTTGGGCAGGAGAACGCCCCGTTCGTCAGCCGCCTCATCGCCGAGAACAAGTCCGGCAAACCCAGCGTCAGCCTCGCCGGCGGCCTCCACGGGGATTTCACCGCCCTGCAAGCCGCCGCTGCGCTCGACAACGTCGACGACGTCCTCAAGGACCTCAACAACGTGAAGTTCATTCCCTCGATGGTCTCCCTCGGGAAGCTCGGCACGAACAACCAGAAGTACATCCCCTGGGCGCAGGCGACCTACCTGATGGCCGCCCACAAGGACGCCTTGCAGTACCTGCCCAAAGGTGCGGACCTCAACGACCTCACGTACGAACAACTCGCCGAGTGGGGCAAGAACATCGAGCAGGCCACCGGCAGGAAACGCCTCGGGTTCCCCGCCGGCCCGAACGGCCTGATTCACCGCTACGTGCAAGGCTACCTGCTCCCTTCGTACACCGGGAGTTACGTCCAGAAGTTCAAGAGTCCCCAAGCGGCCGAAGCCTGGAAGGACATGCAGGACATCTGGAAGTACACCAACCCGCAGAGTGCCAGCTACAACTTCATGCAAGAACCCCTGCTGTCCGGCGAAGTGCTCGTCGCGTGGGATCACGCGGCGCGCCTCAAGGACGCCTTCACCCAGCGCCCCAACGACTTCGTCGCGTTCCCCGCGCCCAAAGGACCGGCCGGGCGCGGTTACATGCCGGTTATCGCGGGCCTCGGCATTCCCGAAGGCGCCCCGAACCGCGCGGGCGCCGTCGTGACCATCAAGCACCTCACCAAACCCGAGACGCAAGCGCAGACCTTGCGTGAAACGGGATTCTTCCCCGTCACCCGCGGAAACCTCCCCACCAACCTCCCGCAAGGCATCAAGATCATGGCGGAGGCTGTGGAGAAGCAGTCCGGCGAGGGCAGCATTGCCGCCCTGCTGCCCGTCGGGCTCGGCGCGCAGGACGGCGAGTTCAGCAAAGTCTACGTGGACGCCTTCCAACGCATGATCATCCGCAACCAGAACATCCAGTCATCACTGAATACGCAAGCCCGTCAGCTTCAGCGGGTTCTGGACACCAGCAAGGCCGCGTGCTGGGCGCCTGACCCGGTCGCCAAAGACACCTGCAAGGTTCAGTAA
- a CDS encoding carbohydrate ABC transporter permease yields MSRRTPVGGKGPALLSPVTTPAARVRSQRWVPYALLAPSVIFLLLLFAWPLIEAVLLSVRGTTGSLTTENFQRMADDLNFRDALRNTLLLTVIVVPLQAALALGLASLVSGMERGRNTLLYVLTIPLGISDIAAGIAWLAIFTERGYLNSMLMSAGAIEQPLTFLSYDSLTTLLLAVILAELWRATAIMLVILVAGMQLIPRMYAEAADVFGATPWQRFTKITLPLLKPSLQNALILRTIAALEVFAVVSALGGRNLPVLAGEAYNWYGTYQNASVAAAYGVLIMAISLLLTFAYLKLIRVKPEATV; encoded by the coding sequence ATGAGTCGCCGCACTCCAGTCGGCGGGAAGGGACCGGCGCTCCTCAGTCCGGTCACCACGCCCGCCGCCCGGGTGCGGAGCCAGCGCTGGGTGCCGTACGCGCTGCTCGCGCCAAGCGTCATCTTTCTACTGCTGCTCTTCGCCTGGCCTTTGATTGAAGCGGTGCTGCTCTCCGTGCGGGGCACCACCGGGAGTCTCACCACCGAGAACTTCCAGCGCATGGCGGACGACCTGAACTTCCGCGACGCCCTGCGCAACACCTTGCTGCTCACTGTGATCGTCGTGCCGCTGCAAGCCGCGCTCGCCCTCGGCCTGGCGAGCCTGGTGAGCGGCATGGAGCGGGGCAGGAACACCCTGCTGTACGTCCTCACCATTCCGCTTGGCATTTCCGACATCGCCGCCGGGATCGCCTGGCTGGCAATCTTCACCGAACGCGGCTACCTGAACAGCATGCTGATGAGCGCCGGAGCCATCGAGCAGCCCCTGACGTTCCTGAGTTACGACTCGCTGACCACGCTGCTCCTCGCGGTGATACTGGCAGAGTTATGGCGCGCGACGGCCATCATGCTGGTCATCCTCGTCGCCGGCATGCAACTGATCCCACGCATGTACGCCGAAGCCGCGGACGTGTTCGGCGCCACGCCCTGGCAGCGCTTCACGAAGATCACACTGCCGCTGCTCAAACCCAGCTTACAGAACGCCCTGATCCTCCGCACCATCGCCGCACTGGAAGTGTTCGCCGTCGTCAGCGCGCTCGGCGGACGCAATCTGCCGGTGCTCGCCGGGGAAGCCTACAACTGGTACGGCACGTACCAAAACGCCAGCGTGGCCGCCGCGTACGGCGTGCTGATCATGGCGATCTCGCTGCTGCTCACCTTCGCGTACCTCAAGCTCATTCGCGTGAAACCGGAAGCGACCGTATGA
- a CDS encoding carbohydrate ABC transporter permease, with protein MKNRPLYLTLAVLAVVWVLLPIYLVAVNTFSTSAGVNAFPKPPFPLPFSLETIEFFFSVQGVLPAFWNSLITAIMTMVLALLLGAPAGYALARYQFFGSGSYRFLVLLTRAFPLAILAIPLAVRFIQLGLYDTLIGVALVHTALALPFAVLVTAGLFMGVPVELEEAAWTLNCTKIQAFFKVVLPLVLPGLAATAIFAFTISWNEVFASTILTLRNPTLPALLLTSLNEAPLPFRFAGGFILIVPAVVFLFLVRRYLFTLWGISSR; from the coding sequence ATGAAGAACCGCCCCTTGTACCTCACGCTGGCCGTCCTGGCAGTGGTGTGGGTGCTGCTGCCGATCTACCTCGTTGCGGTGAATACCTTCAGCACCAGCGCCGGCGTGAACGCCTTTCCCAAACCCCCCTTCCCACTCCCGTTCAGCCTGGAGACCATCGAGTTCTTCTTCTCCGTGCAAGGCGTGCTGCCCGCCTTCTGGAACAGCTTGATCACCGCGATCATGACGATGGTGCTGGCCTTGCTGCTCGGCGCTCCCGCCGGCTACGCCCTCGCGCGCTACCAGTTCTTCGGCAGTGGCAGTTACCGCTTCCTGGTTCTGCTGACCCGCGCGTTTCCCCTCGCCATCCTCGCAATTCCCCTCGCGGTACGCTTCATCCAGCTCGGTTTGTACGACACGTTGATCGGGGTGGCGCTCGTGCACACTGCCCTCGCGTTGCCCTTCGCGGTGCTCGTCACCGCCGGACTGTTCATGGGCGTCCCCGTTGAACTTGAAGAAGCCGCGTGGACGCTGAACTGCACGAAGATCCAGGCGTTCTTCAAGGTCGTTTTGCCGTTGGTGCTGCCCGGTCTGGCCGCCACCGCGATTTTCGCGTTCACCATCAGCTGGAACGAGGTGTTCGCATCCACCATCCTGACGCTGCGGAACCCGACGCTGCCCGCCCTGCTGCTCACGTCACTGAATGAAGCGCCGCTGCCATTCCGCTTCGCCGGTGGCTTCATCCTGATCGTCCCGGCCGTGGTGTTCCTGTTCCTCGTTCGGCGTTACCTGTTCACCTTGTGGGGCATCTCCAGCCGATGA
- a CDS encoding ABC transporter ATP-binding protein yields the protein MAEIRVEQVQRVFGNTTALAEINLEVQDQEFVVLLGPSGCGKTTLLRIIAGLETATSGRVFIGGRDVTNLAPRQRQIAMVFQNYAIFPHLTVFDNVAFGLRMQRAPQQLINERVERAATLMHIEPYLKRYPSQLSGGQRQRVAVARALAVEPQVLLMDEPLSNLDALLRLEMRAELKTLLQGTKTTTIYVTHDQVEAMSLADRIAVMHGGHIVQYAPPVEVYEEPANTFVGGFIGNPPMNFVRFPVHEQAGQKYAQTANAALRVPDEAGREVLMGIRPEDFSISLTATSDALPAPVRLVEHLGPHLLITASLDDQLIKINADPHLSVRTGDTLYLQPNARRTRWLDPETGFALTSPQEQLA from the coding sequence ATGGCAGAAATTCGCGTTGAACAAGTGCAGCGCGTGTTCGGGAACACCACCGCGCTCGCTGAAATCAACTTGGAAGTGCAAGACCAGGAGTTCGTCGTGCTGCTCGGTCCGAGCGGCTGCGGAAAGACCACCTTGCTGCGCATCATCGCCGGACTGGAAACCGCGACGAGCGGACGCGTCTTCATCGGTGGGCGTGACGTAACGAACCTCGCGCCACGTCAACGGCAAATCGCGATGGTCTTCCAGAATTACGCGATCTTCCCGCACCTCACAGTGTTCGACAACGTCGCGTTTGGACTGCGTATGCAACGCGCCCCGCAGCAACTCATCAACGAGCGTGTCGAGCGTGCCGCGACGCTCATGCACATCGAACCATATTTGAAACGTTACCCTTCGCAACTGTCCGGCGGGCAACGCCAACGCGTCGCCGTCGCTCGCGCGCTCGCCGTCGAGCCGCAAGTCCTGCTGATGGACGAGCCGCTCAGCAACCTCGACGCGCTGTTGCGCCTCGAAATGCGTGCCGAACTCAAGACGCTGCTGCAAGGCACCAAAACCACCACCATTTACGTCACGCACGACCAGGTGGAAGCGATGAGCCTGGCCGACCGCATCGCCGTCATGCACGGCGGGCACATCGTGCAGTACGCCCCACCCGTGGAAGTCTACGAGGAACCCGCGAACACGTTCGTCGGTGGCTTTATCGGCAACCCACCCATGAACTTCGTCCGCTTCCCCGTGCATGAGCAGGCCGGTCAGAAGTACGCGCAAACCGCGAATGCGGCACTCCGGGTCCCGGACGAAGCGGGCCGCGAGGTCCTGATGGGCATCCGCCCGGAGGACTTCAGCATCAGCCTCACGGCCACCAGCGACGCCCTGCCCGCCCCCGTCCGACTGGTCGAGCACCTCGGGCCCCACCTGCTGATCACCGCTTCACTCGATGATCAGCTGATCAAAATCAACGCCGACCCGCACCTCAGCGTCCGAACGGGCGACACGCTCTACCTTCAGCCCAACGCGCGCCGAACCCGCTGGCTCGACCCGGAAACCGGTTTCGCCTTGACCTCACCTCAGGAGCAACTCGCATGA
- a CDS encoding MGH1-like glycoside hydrolase domain-containing protein, whose product MTTRPLSAAEILHENDRGGYSVPTRNLYPFQWMWDSGFTALGWQKLNEQRAWQELHSLMLGQWDDGMVPHIVFHRPDDNYFPGPDAWGTPHQPPTSGITDPPVLATITRHLLEHAQDETLVAEQLRALYPRLLRFHRWMHTYRDPEQVGLISIVHPWESGEDNSPAWDSALANVMVAADLPSFQRRDTNHVDASQRPKHAEYERYMTLVHHFRTMNYDPARIVNTSPLCVTSPGFNSIMLRADKDLRVLAERLGEPTAEIEGWITLGQRGLERLWNDQRGAYQMLDQRTGESTDVMTSSCFLPLYAGDLPEGRADHLARTLASWAEQVRFMVPSTDPNHYTFEPQRYWRGPVWSVVNWMIEQGLRRNGFDDLADRVKLDTLELVKRNGYYEYFNPLTGQGLGGRDFTWTAAIDLAWTK is encoded by the coding sequence ATGACCACCCGTCCACTCAGCGCCGCGGAAATCCTGCACGAAAACGACCGCGGTGGCTACAGCGTACCCACCCGCAACCTCTACCCGTTTCAATGGATGTGGGATAGCGGTTTCACCGCGCTTGGCTGGCAGAAACTGAACGAGCAGCGCGCCTGGCAGGAACTGCACAGCCTGATGCTGGGGCAATGGGACGACGGGATGGTGCCGCACATCGTCTTTCATCGTCCGGACGACAATTACTTCCCCGGCCCGGACGCCTGGGGCACTCCGCACCAGCCGCCCACCAGCGGCATCACCGACCCACCGGTGCTCGCGACCATCACGCGTCACCTCCTGGAGCATGCGCAGGACGAAACGCTCGTCGCGGAGCAACTCCGCGCACTTTACCCGCGTTTGCTGCGCTTTCACCGCTGGATGCACACCTACCGCGACCCGGAGCAGGTCGGCTTGATCAGCATCGTCCACCCGTGGGAAAGCGGGGAGGACAACAGCCCCGCGTGGGACAGCGCGCTCGCCAACGTCATGGTCGCAGCGGACCTCCCATCCTTCCAGCGGCGCGACACCAACCACGTCGACGCCAGCCAGCGTCCCAAGCACGCCGAGTACGAGCGGTACATGACGCTTGTTCACCACTTCCGCACCATGAACTACGACCCGGCGCGAATCGTGAACACCAGCCCGTTGTGCGTCACCTCGCCGGGATTCAACAGCATCATGCTGCGCGCCGATAAAGACCTGCGTGTACTTGCTGAGCGCCTCGGCGAACCCACCGCGGAGATCGAAGGGTGGATCACCCTGGGTCAACGTGGACTGGAGCGCCTGTGGAACGATCAGCGTGGCGCCTACCAAATGCTCGACCAGCGCACCGGGGAAAGTACCGACGTCATGACCAGCAGCTGCTTCCTGCCCTTGTACGCCGGTGACCTGCCTGAAGGCCGTGCAGATCACTTGGCGCGCACCCTCGCGTCTTGGGCGGAACAGGTTCGCTTTATGGTGCCCAGCACCGACCCGAACCACTACACGTTTGAACCACAACGTTACTGGCGTGGGCCAGTGTGGTCCGTCGTGAACTGGATGATCGAGCAAGGCTTGCGGCGCAATGGGTTCGACGACCTCGCGGACCGCGTCAAGCTCGACACCCTCGAACTCGTGAAACGCAACGGGTACTACGAGTACTTCAATCCCCTTACGGGTCAAGGGCTTGGAGGAAGAGACTTCACGTGGACTGCCGCGATCGACCTCGCCTGGACCAAATGA
- a CDS encoding glycerate kinase type-2 family protein yields MNPREALTTAFRAAIQAGHPTRVLRDVPLPEVEGRTVIISIGKAALSMASTVQQRLGGRATGVVVARQEELPAHVENLTVLGSTHPAPSEASSRAGQLVLQTVQGLTPSDLVLCLISGGASSLVSAPTGVTLDEKARLTWELLACGASIHEINTVRKHLSAIKGGGLARAAYPARVLALVVSDVVGDDVSTIASGPTAPDPTTFRDALAVLDHYGIRAPSVRAQLVRGVIKVQPETPKPGDPIFDHVEHRVIAGAATALSAAADCLQQHGWQARIWQENVTGPAIEAAKAHAAQATFLHSRQALLSGGETTTIIRPGGGRGGRNLEFLLSLALEAPDVYAIAADTDGIDGSSSAAGAILTPDTLERAAALGLDPRTYLERSDAHRFFAALDDLVETGPTGTNVNDFRCMLRQ; encoded by the coding sequence ATGAACCCACGCGAGGCTCTCACCACAGCCTTCCGCGCGGCCATCCAAGCTGGACATCCGACCCGCGTCCTGCGCGACGTTCCCTTGCCCGAGGTCGAAGGCCGCACCGTAATCATCAGCATCGGGAAAGCAGCACTCAGCATGGCGAGCACCGTCCAGCAGCGTCTCGGGGGACGCGCGACCGGCGTGGTGGTCGCACGTCAGGAGGAACTCCCCGCGCACGTAGAGAATCTCACTGTCCTCGGGAGCACACACCCCGCCCCGAGTGAAGCGAGTTCCCGCGCGGGGCAACTGGTCCTGCAAACCGTGCAGGGCCTCACACCAAGCGATCTCGTCCTGTGCCTCATTTCCGGCGGTGCCTCCTCGCTCGTGTCCGCCCCGACGGGCGTCACTCTAGATGAAAAAGCGCGGTTGACATGGGAATTGCTCGCGTGCGGCGCCTCTATTCATGAGATCAATACGGTGCGCAAACATCTCTCGGCGATCAAAGGCGGCGGGTTGGCTCGCGCGGCTTATCCAGCGCGGGTTTTGGCACTGGTCGTGTCCGACGTGGTCGGGGATGATGTGTCGACCATCGCGAGTGGTCCGACCGCGCCTGACCCCACCACCTTCAGGGACGCGCTGGCCGTGCTCGACCATTACGGCATCCGCGCTCCGAGCGTGCGCGCTCAACTGGTGCGCGGCGTGATCAAGGTCCAGCCCGAAACTCCCAAACCAGGCGATCCAATCTTCGATCATGTGGAGCACCGCGTCATCGCTGGCGCAGCCACCGCCCTCAGCGCCGCAGCAGACTGCCTCCAGCAACACGGCTGGCAAGCGCGAATTTGGCAGGAAAACGTGACCGGGCCAGCCATTGAAGCGGCGAAAGCGCACGCGGCGCAGGCCACTTTCCTTCACTCACGGCAGGCGCTGCTGAGCGGAGGGGAAACCACAACCATCATTCGTCCTGGGGGCGGGCGTGGCGGTCGGAACCTCGAATTCCTGCTGTCGCTGGCGCTCGAAGCGCCTGACGTGTATGCAATCGCGGCCGACACGGACGGCATTGATGGCAGCAGTTCCGCGGCGGGCGCCATTCTCACACCGGACACCCTGGAGCGCGCCGCAGCGCTTGGTCTGGATCCTCGAACTTACCTTGAGCGGAGTGACGCGCACCGCTTCTTCGCCGCTCTAGACGATCTGGTGGAAACCGGGCCGACGGGAACGAACGTCAACGACTTCCGCTGCATGTTACGTCAATAG
- a CDS encoding ROK family protein yields the protein MREYMTSDPPFRFALTLDVGGSHITAAVVDLTSRALLPATLTRRSIDEQANREAIISGLAHAALDAARVEPYAVIAGIGMAMPAPFDYVAGVSLMQHKFHALYERNILHDLQEAWVGTPLAGMPVRIANDADLFALGEWWAGAARGCSSVIGLTLGTGMGSGFIRDGRIVTEGDGVPAQGELWSLPYLNGLAEEYANGQAVTRAYHVRTGATLTPKEISERAAYDDAARDAFTELGEHLMHILLPVVKCFAPDCLVVGGNVARSWALFGHLLQGGLNPVRCVQSMNFEEAALLGAAILSTESSAS from the coding sequence ATGCGAGAGTACATGACCTCGGATCCGCCATTCCGCTTCGCCTTAACACTCGATGTTGGTGGTAGCCACATCACTGCCGCCGTTGTCGACCTGACATCCCGCGCGTTGCTCCCGGCCACCCTCACCCGTCGATCCATTGACGAGCAGGCGAACCGGGAAGCCATCATTTCCGGTTTGGCTCATGCGGCATTGGATGCCGCGCGTGTCGAACCATACGCGGTCATTGCCGGAATTGGGATGGCGATGCCGGCACCATTTGATTATGTTGCCGGGGTGTCGCTGATGCAGCACAAGTTCCACGCACTGTACGAGCGGAACATCCTGCACGACCTTCAGGAAGCCTGGGTGGGGACTCCCTTGGCTGGCATGCCAGTCCGAATTGCGAATGATGCGGACCTGTTCGCGCTGGGGGAGTGGTGGGCCGGAGCGGCGCGCGGGTGTTCCAGTGTCATTGGATTGACGCTTGGCACGGGCATGGGATCCGGATTCATTCGTGACGGCCGCATCGTGACCGAAGGTGACGGGGTTCCAGCCCAAGGGGAACTTTGGAGCTTGCCGTACCTTAACGGCCTCGCCGAGGAGTACGCGAATGGACAGGCCGTCACCCGAGCGTACCATGTGAGAACTGGCGCGACGTTGACGCCGAAGGAGATCAGCGAGCGAGCTGCGTACGACGACGCTGCCCGCGACGCGTTCACAGAACTCGGTGAACACCTGATGCACATTCTCCTTCCGGTTGTGAAGTGCTTCGCCCCGGATTGCCTGGTCGTCGGCGGGAACGTTGCGCGGTCATGGGCTCTGTTTGGCCATCTGCTGCAAGGTGGCTTGAATCCAGTGCGCTGCGTTCAAAGCATGAACTTTGAGGAAGCAGCGTTACTGGGAGCGGCAATACTATCTACCGAATCTTCCGCTTCTTAA